The Apium graveolens cultivar Ventura chromosome 10, ASM990537v1, whole genome shotgun sequence nucleotide sequence CATGTAATAGTGATATGTAAACAAAACTAACAAAGACAACTTAGAGAGTTTGATTAGAAGTATCACAAAGCTGTAAATTTTCTTGAATGACCAATTGTTACTAAGAAATGACTAATAACATTACATGATATTTCTTCAGGACTATCAATTCTGGACAAAAACAGATGAGACGGGCACCTTCTCCCTCAAAAACATACGCATTGGAAACTATAATTTGTATGCTTGGGTACCAGGATTTATCGGAGATTACAAATACGATGTTCTGATTACCATAAGTGAAGGTACTCATTACTTACTAAGAAGTCCTTTGTTGTGTTCCTGCTCACAGGTGATGCTCCTCAAATCTCGTTGTCATTTCATTTTGTTAAACAGGCTGCGATATTGATGTGAAAGAACTTGTGTATGAGCCTCCAAGAGATGGACCTACATTGTGGGAAATTGGAATCCCTGATCGCTCAGCTGCTGAATTTTATGTACCTGATCCTAATCCAAATTACGTTAATCCAGTTTTAACCAATCCTGCCGACAGGTAAATAAATCCTTCAGGTAGCAATCTCTAGAGATTGTCTTTACAAGTTACTTTATTGTCACAGAGCAAGATGCAAGATAATAGCATTTTCATTAACTCTATGTACACAGAGATGCAACAAACTCCTATAACAAGGCATCCTGAGAAATAGCAAAAAGTCTAAATAGTAACTGAGAATGATTAATGTATTTTTTACCGCAGGTTTAGGCAGTATGGATTATGGGAAAAATATTCAGAGTTATATCCTGATGATGACTTAGTGTACACAATTGGCGAGAGTGACTACAAGAAAGATTGGTTTTTCGCTCAGGTTACCAGGTAAATATAATGAAGATCTGCCGAATCAATAGAGCTGTGATAACATGTTAAGCCACTGACTCTAAAGATCTTGAAAGATTAGAAGGGTTCAAAATGTTGATTGTTTTCATTTGTATCCGAAAATGATATAGAAACTTAACTACGAACATATGCAATGACAAGTTAATTATGCTGTATTACAGGAAGAAAGATGGCAAAACTTATCAAGGAACCACATGGCAGATCAAATTCAAGCTTGAAAATGTTGATCAAAGTGGAACATACAAGCTAAGAGTGGCTATTGCAGAATCAACTCTATCCGAATTGCAGGTATATAGTATGACATGTAGATATCTACATTGTGTTAAGGCCGTCGCTATTAGCAAGACCTTTTCATTGATTCAAAATCCTACTTCTAGATATATCTTTCTTGCAACTTCATTTTCACAATGCAGGTGAATATtttgttatttaaattatttttaatggcAGATTAGGATCAATGACCAAACGACAAGTCGCCCTCTATTCACCACAGGATTGATTGGGAGAGCTAACTCGATAGCAAGACACGGGATTCATGGACTATATTGGCTGTACAATGTGGATGTACCaggaaagcaagtgattgaagGTGATAACACCATTTATTTGACACAACCAAGAAGTGCTAGTCCTTTCCAGGGAATTATGTATGACTATATTCGTTTAGAAGGTCCTCCAACTCATCTCCCCTGAAAATATTGGTCGAACACTGTTGTACTAAATGTATGTTCTTATTATGAAATACGTCGGAGAACTAACAGAGAGCTGTTAGAATACTAATACCTTCGTATAACACCTCGAGGTTTTAGAGCTGATGATACAGAACTCGTTACATCTTTGAAAGTATTTGTCCTAATTCGATTAGTATTCAGTTTCACAAACTATGTTCAAAGTATTTTCTTATCAAATTGTTAATAGGATTGGATATTGATCACAGGCAGCCTACAATGATTAGTGATTCCTAATCATATTCTGATCACATGTAAAATTATCTATATATACACCATCATAGGTTCTTGTTAAAGATCATTACAGATTCATCAAACACTGTTAATTGCTAGCAATATTAAGATGAATACTTTTACTTCCAGAAATTCTCGTGTTATTATTCGTGAAGTGTGGGCATATAATCTCGACAGTGAATTTACTATCCTGCAAAATACTGTGAAATATTATTCGTATGTCTCTCTCGACACTGAATATCCCGGTGTTATTTATCATCCTGTTATCTATACTAACAATCATGTCACTCATCTTTCTCCGTCACAAAATTATTATCTGATGAAAGCTAACGTGGATGCTACGAATGTGATTCAACTCGGGTTAACATTATCGGATGAGAACGGAAATCTTCCTCACTTGGGCACGGATTCATGTTACGTGTGGCAGTTTAATTTCAAAGACTTCAATGTAGATAAAGATCTTTCAAACCCTGCCTCGATTGAGTTACTTAAGCAACAAGGAATCAATTTTTTGAAGAATAAGCAACAAGGGATAAGCGGAAGAGAATTTTCGAGATTGTTCTTCTATTGTTTCGGACCTGGACGTAAATTCAACAATCCGACGGAAAATCTGAAAATTACTTGGGTGACTTTTCACGGCCATTACGACATTGCTTATTTGTTGGCCATGATTATCCAAACCAAATTACCATACGATTTAGACACATTCATTCACCTCTTACACTACTATTTCGGAAGTTCGGTTTACGACTTAAAGATGATTTTAAAGTTCCAAGGCTTGCATGGCGGTCTAGAGAGGATGGCTGAGATTCTTGAAGTTGATCGTCTCGCTGGAAAACATCATCAAGCTGGTTCGGATAGCTTGTTAACAATGCGGATGTTTCTGAAGACCAAGAAAAGTTATTTTAGTGGCAACAATTTTGACAAATTGAGCCACTTTACGTACATGTTGTTTGGTTTGAACCTCCAAATCAAGAACAAGATTGTTGCTCCGTACTTGTTCGCGCCAATGATCCCCAGCAATCAGTACTATCAGTACTACACCAATCAGTATTATCAATTTTATTAGTCGAGACGTTGAAGAGAAGTGTGCGTATATTCTCTACTCGGTCTCTGGTTTATGATATAGTATAGGCTTAAGGAATAAGGAGTTTGTGAATTTGAAAGCAAAGCATAGTTGGAATGCATTACTTATTACGAGTTCAGGAGTTATGGATTCTTCGTATTCGGAATATAAAAGATAGTAGTTCGTCTTCTTTGTCTGTCCTAGTTTAGGTTAAGTCTGGTATCCCTGGTGACAGCAGGGGTTAGGTCAAGTTACCAGGTAACTATCATGACATTGATTTGAACTTATGACTACCGAGTCAATAGAGCTCTGATAACATGTTAAGCAACGACAAGACGCCCTCTATTCACCACAGGATTGATTGGGAGAGCTAACTCGATTAAAATGTAGTAATGTAATCTGGAGAAAATTTATTAAGATTTTAAGGTTCATGTGAATTTATCATTTTAAGCTTGCGCTATTCTTGGGGTTACTTGCTCAAATTTACTTTACAGGTTTCTCTTTTATTAATTTAAGTTCTTATTTATTAAATAGACTGCTGAAATTCAAACTGGAAAGCTTCAGATATAAGCTTATTAGAAGAGAAAGAACACGATAATGTCTCAGAAAGACGGCATCAAAAACATGATTAAAATGACATTTGCTTGACCGCAAAACCATCAGTTTCTAAACTGAGATCTTAGCTGATGTAAAAAGCAATAGTATGACACGAAGCCAATGTGGCTTTCAGATTTATAGACCGCAACATCAACATGGGTTTGTGAAATCTATTAATTAAACTCATGAAAATACACTACTCAAATTCATTCAGTAGTTTATGAATTAGTTTTCTTTTTAGATTTGGACTATAATTTTGATTTAGGCCTAATTTCTTttcttataaatactcatgtaattgtaaaatcataacataataaattataagagatcaatacaaaattagtgtGGCTTGTGGAATAAAAATTTCCGAACCACCTAAATCTTTGTCTTGTGTGATTgtcgtttattttcttgttcttgtttattcgTTTTGGGTTTTACTTTCGTTGTTGTATACTTAACAACcggtatcagagccaggttttCAGGTGAGTAGGAGCAATGGCAGTAGACGGAAAGGTAAAGATCAACAAATTTGATGGCAAAGATTATGGGTTTTGGAATATGCAAATTGAGAATTATTTGTATCAGAAAAAACTACACAAACCGCTGGAACAGAAGAAACCAACTTCAATGAAGGATGAAGACTGGAAGCTATTGGACAGGTAGGCTCAGGGGgttgtcaggttgactttggAAAAGAACGTTGCTTACAATATCGTCAAGGAAACGACAACCTATGGTTTGATCAAGGCTTTGTCAAACATGTATGAGAAGCCGTCTGCTTCAAATAAGGTGCATTTGATTCGCTTGTTAGTTGCCACGAGATTGAATGAAGGAGATTGTGTTGTTGATCATGTGAACGAATTTAATTCTATCCTAGCAAGATAGGCATCGGTGGATATTAAATTCGATGATGAAGTACATGTCTTGTTGTTGGTATCCCCATTACCAGACGGTTGGTTGGGATTTGTCACTGTTATAAGCAATTCATCTGGGAGCGGTAAGATGACTTTTGATGGAGTTCGAGATTCGATTCTTGGAGAAGATATTTGTAGGAGAAACTCAGGAGAGTCGTCAGATTCCTTGTTGAGTGCTGAGAGTAGAGGCAGAAAGTTCGAAAAGGGGCATAATAAGGGGCGTAGCAGATCGAAGTCACAGAAGAGAGGACAATCCAAAGATAGCAAGAATATTATTTGTTGGAATTGTCAGAAGAAGGGTCACTTCAAGAATGAGTGCACGGCTCCCGCGACTCCTAAATGAAAGAGTAAAGAGGATAATTCAACTAACGTAGTTGAAGAAGTGGTGCAGGACGATGCTTTAATTTTTTGTGTTGAATGTTCGGGTGAATCATGAGTTATGGATTCTGGTGCATCATTCCATGTTACTCCTTGCAAGGATTTAATGTTAAATTTCAGTTGGAAATTTTGGTAAAGTTTGTCTTGCTGATGATGAGACTTTGGATATTGCGGGCATAGGAGATATTAATCTTAGAACCTCTTTGGGAACTAGTTGGACGTTGAAAGATGTAAGGTACATTCCTGGACAGAAGAAGATGTTGTTATATGTGGGTCAATTAGATAAGGAAGGGTATCGAGCTACTTTCGGAGACGGACAGTGGAAAGTTATAAAGGGGAATCTAGTTATTGCTCGTGGAGAGAAAAAGGGGACTTTGTACATTGTTGAACAATCTAGCTATGAAGCAAATGCAGTTGCTGATGAGATTGAGTTTTCAACTTTGTGGCACCAAAGGCTTGGTCATATGAGTGAAAAAGGTATGAAGCTGTTAACTTCGAAGGGGAAGATTCCTGAGTTGAAGAATGTGGAAGTTGGATTATGTGAGCCatgtgttcttgaaaatcagaaACGTGTTACTTTTGTAAAATCAGGGAGGACCCCCAAGGATAAGAAGTTAGAGCTAGTTCATACAGATGTATATGGTCCAACAACAGTTGCGTTGTTGGGCGGATCTCGCTATtatgtcactttcattgatgattccactagaaaggtatgggtttattttttgaagaataaatcagATGTGTTTGCTACTTTCAAGAAGTGGAAGACTGAAGTTGAAAATCAGACCGATTTAAAAGTGAAGAGTTTGATATCAGATAATACAGTAGTGATGAGTTTAAAAGCTATTGCACGAAATTTGGAATTGAAATGATTAAAACTATTCCAGAGacaccacaacagaatggtgttgtAGAGCGCATGAATATAACCTTGAATGAGAGGGCCAAGAGTATGATATTACATACAGGGTTGTCAAAGATGTTTTGGGCTGATGCAGTTAGCACAACAACGTATCTTATAAATAGAGGACCTTCAAGTCCTTTGGGGTTCAAGATTCCTGAAGAAGAGTGGCAAGAAAAAGAGGTAAATATTTCACACTTGCGAGTTTTTTGTTGTGTTTCTTATGTGCGTGTTACAGATTCCAAAAGGGACAAGCTTGATCCGAAAGCAAAGAAGTATATCTTCATTAGTTATGGCTCAGATGATATGGGTTACCGTTTCTGGGATGAACTGACTAAGAAGGTCGTTAGAAGTagagatgttacttttaatgagaATGCAGTGTATAAGGATAAGCTTGTAGTCGATTCTAAGTTTACAAAGGAACAACCTGAGAAAGAGGAAGCAGTGCTTGAAGATATTACAGAAACAGATCTTACAGGAAATAGTGGGAGTTCGGAGAATGTTGATGGCAGGGTTCCAGTAACTCCACAGACTGAGGTAAAAAAAATCTAGCAGAAGTGTGAGGCCACCACAAAGATATTCTCCTTCAGCATATTATATGTTATTGACCGAGGACGGGGAGCCTCAGTGTTCTTCAGAGGCAGTACAAGTGGATGATTTAGTTCAGTGGAAATCAGCCATGGATGAGGAGATGAGTTCACTTGAGAAGAATTTTCTTGAGGAGTTGGGCAAGAAACAGGCGGACAGTGCTTTGTATAGCGACAGTCAGAGTGTTATTCATCTTACGAAGAATCCTGTGTTTCATGATAGGACGAAGCATATTCACTGAGATATCACTTTACAAGAGAGTTCATAAGCAATGATACTTTGTCCTAGAAGAAAATCATTGGTTCATAGAATCTTGCAGATATGTCGACTAAGGTGGTTACGAATGAAAAGTTGAAGTTTTACGTAGCTTCAACTGGCCTTCAGAATTGATTGATAAGAAGGCGCTGCACTAGTTAGACTTATTGATTGAAGGGTTGATTTTACTAGACTTACAAGAGTGAAGTGAAGATTGGCCAGActccaagtgggagattgttgggtttgtggagtctattaattaagcccatgaaaatagactattcGGATTCATATTCAGATTAGTTTATGGACTAGTCTACTTTTCATATTTGGACTATAATTTTGATTTAGACctagtttcttctcttataaatactcatgtaattgtaaaatcataacataacaaattgtgagagatcaatacaaaattagtgtcgcttgtggagtaggaatttTTGAGCCACGTAAATCTTTGTCTTGTGTGATTgtcgtttattttcttgttcttgtttattcgCTTTGGGTTTTGCTTTCATTGTTGTATACTCAACACATCAGGATGTTTTGCTTTTGACAAAAAAGCATCAATTTTCTTTTGGATGTATGACGGATAACTAATAATCAGTTCCAGGGCCTCGACAGATTGAAATAGATCCCTAGAAGATATTGTGGCAGAGCTGCTATGCTCAGGTTCGTAGTAATTAGTATCTCATACTTCTTACATTAAGTCTTTACAATTGAACAATGGCAACACTGAACCAAGGCCAACAACCTGGTGACCTATTTTCATCAAGGGGGTATATTCAATTCAGATTTCTTGCGCATCAGAGCAACAGGAGTAGCCGgtaacatcaacagctttagaCCAGATAATGACATCCCCGGAGCTACCCAGTGCCCAGTCCGCTAAAACTTATATATAATTGCTAGAGAAATGGAACTCAAAATTTACACTATATGACCTGAAATACGTCCAAGAACTAATAAAAAGGTGATTATTATTTTCACAATGAATGATAGTATTAGAAACCTCTAAACAATCAATGCCATGCGAATACATATAAGAATAACAAGTAATAATTAACTTACTTCGTAAACTTTAATGGTAGATCAAACGAATTTCATTAGTCAGCTTATTAAGTTTGCAAATTATTATTACTACAGCAATGTAAGTAACACTAGCAGGCGATATTGAATACCCGGGTGTTATTTATCATCCTACTGTGAATATTAACGGTCATGTCACTAATATTTCTCCGTCACAAAGTTATTCTGTGATGAAAACTAATGTAGATGCTTCGAAGTTGATTCAACTCGGGCTAACATTATCCGAGGCGAATGGTAATCTTTCACACTTGGGCACGGATTCATGTTTCGTGTGGCAGTTCAACTTTAAAGATTTTGACGTGGATAAAGATCTTTCAAACCTAACTCGATTGAGTTACTTAAGCAACAAGGaatcaatttttgaaaaataagcAACAAGGGATAAGTGCAGAAAAATTTTCGAGATCTTTCTTCTATTGATTTGGACCAGGACGTAAGTTTTgtaatccaccagaaaatttgAAGATTATTTGGGTAACTTTTCATGGCACTTATGACATTGCATATTTGTTGGCACTGATTATCCAAACCAAATTGACATACGATTTAAACACATTCATTCACCTCTTACACTACTATTTAGAAATTTCGGATTATGACTTAAAGATGATTTTAAATTTCCAAGATTTGCATGGCGGTTTAAAGAGGATAGCTGAGATTCTTCAAGTTGATCGTAAAGCTGGAAAACATCATCAAGCTGATCTGATAGTTTATTGACAATGCGAATGTTTATTAAGACGAAGGAATGATATTTTAGTGGTAACAATTTTAACGAATTAAGCTACTTTACGTACATGTTGTTTGATTTGAATCTTCGAATCAAAAACAAAATGGTTGCTCCATACGCGATCACGCCAGTGATCCCCAAAAATCAGTACTATACAGTCAAAAAGTTGAAGAAAATGTGTGCAATTTTCTCTATTTAGTCGTTGGTTTATGAAATAATAAGCTTAGGGAATAAAAAGTTTGTGATTTTTTTCGCAAGAAAGAATTGCAAATTTTGAAAGCACACCATAGTCGGAATAAATTACTTAATGAATTTAGAATTTTTGTATTTGGAGAATAAAATATAGCAGTTTGTTTTTTTGACAAAATTTTAGTATGCGCTCATGTAGTGTATTTTTGTTTAAGTTAAATTTATGTTGGTAATAATATTATACGATTTACTGGTGAATATtttgtgaattttttttttgataattaaACGCACTCATCCACTCACCTTAACAATATCATGTAAAATAGCATTTCTTCTTTTTTATTATGGTTGTCAAATTGTTTAGTTTCATATTTTTAAACTTGTAGCTTATCCTCCTAAAATCCCCTAAACTATGACGGTccataaaaaataaaatattatgatCTAAAAAACAATAGTGGGCATCTGACTTACGATCCCACGAAATGAAATAAAATTTGGCTCATATGCATAGCCACAAAAGTACTTCCCTCAAAGTTAGTGTTAAGTACTTATTATCGTGCTATTCGATTCTTGTCTAATCCGAATATTGTTGTCAGATATTTATACCCCAACTTCGTTCTGATATATATTTATTTACAGGATATATAACCtgattatttttttagaaaaaatagtTTTATAACCCGTGCACAACACGTGCATTCTCTAAAGTCACATGTTAAATAACAGTGTACATATTACATAAATGAAATATAAATTTTTTTGTAAGATGCATTTtcttctattttatatcgaataATTGATATTTGATATTCGTAAAAGTTATACTTGttttatattttgaattttaTTGCTTAATTGCCGTAATTGAGCACTTGAAAAGATCAAGTTGACTGATTGCTCTATAACCCGTGCAATGCACGTGCATGCTCTATATTGCGCATTTTTAATTACAGTTGTTGGCAGTGTATTCGTGTTGTTTCTAGGTGAATTGATGACATTAGCGTGTTTATATGAATAGTTTTTGACTTTTTGGGGTGTGGTTATATCGATGCAAAACAAATTTTTGACATTTAACATTAAGGTAAAATAATAGAGAAATGTAGTGGTGTTCTTTGCCTGAAAtatgaataaataatttattaaataactaatttatttGAATGCTAAAAGTGCGATAAGTGGGGTACATGATTGTTGATCTTAACCAGAAGCATATGTTGTTAAACTAATGATCTCATCAACTCGAAGTATGTGTAATATTAATGATTCTCGAATTTTTTCAACTATTTTTCTTATATGCATGAAAGTTTAATATTTGTTAtatattaatttgattaaataatTTCAGTATTATATCATATATATCTTTAAAATTCCAATCTAATTATTGTTTACGTATAGTTTAAACCATTTTATGAAAATTATGCTTTATATAATAGTTCCCACATTGTtagaataaaaaaataatttctaCTATTCGTGATTCGACCTTCGTACACTAATAGTGTTTTTCTccttaaaaatatatttaatttatccatatatttataaattgttaatattaaataatcaattaataataaatgtACGTAATAATGAGACATAATACTTAATAAATGCATATTAAATTAGAAGTAATTGATGCATGCatatgaaattaaaataattattaacatACAATTATGATGGGCaatttagtaattttaatatgATTAAATTGTCATAGTATAATTCTGCTAAACGTACAAAATTATACACCTATATGTAATGAAAATGTACAACTTTAGTTGTCAATTTAAATCACAAACATAATGTTTGTGAAAGTAATTGGAGTAGGTTGTAATGTAGGTAGATAAAAATGTTTGTATCTTATCTCCGCATCG carries:
- the LOC141692092 gene encoding putative CCR4-associated factor 1 homolog 11; this translates as MNTFTSRNSRVIIREVWAYNLDSEFTILQNTVKYYSYVSLDTEYPGVIYHPVIYTNNHVTHLSPSQNYYLMKANVDATNVIQLGLTLSDENGNLPHLGTDSCYVWQFNFKDFNVDKDLSNPASIELLKQQGINFLKNKQQGISGREFSRLFFYCFGPGRKFNNPTENLKITWVTFHGHYDIAYLLAMIIQTKLPYDLDTFIHLLHYYFGSSVYDLKMILKFQGLHGGLERMAEILEVDRLAGKHHQAGSDSLLTMRMFLKTKKSYFSGNNFDKLSHFTYMLFGLNLQIKNKIVAPYLFAPMIPSNQYYQYYTNQYYQFY